A stretch of the Bradyrhizobium sp. CCBAU 53351 genome encodes the following:
- a CDS encoding TAXI family TRAP transporter solute-binding subunit: MSTEGPDSSLIEPPPRRSKVIKTNQQQVFLYVVLTLLLSLATVWGGRAMLHNSETLTFAVGAPNSDEALFAAKLAAVLKSNASRFRIKIVNNADNSKALAQFDRKQADLAVLRTDAKVPLRARTLAILEHDLVLLLGPGNKKIKSIAELKKKKVAVLAESESSLAFVRSILDIPDGPDAAKIQMAPQGATLDKLFAPSNGFGAVIAIVHASRAVRDKAYEQLAKRGGFTLNAIDEAKALARRLPGISSETLTAGTLSTSPQIPDDDLDTIGLEWLLVAQSRMSPTTAGELARTVYENKSALGLDNSFATRIEPASTEKDAFVMAHQGAADYINDDTKSFMDKYSDLMYLGAAALSVIGSIFAAIYAKITRIAPEKASELSTAILDIGERIEHAHSLDQLECLQDELEGILRGAVIGLRDGTISTDGLDTFKLGYEFVRDEIGMRRDYLKRHANETEKPPQGAGPAQHDDSNVVVVKTAQSA; encoded by the coding sequence ATGAGTACTGAAGGCCCGGATTCGTCACTCATCGAGCCGCCGCCCCGGCGCTCCAAGGTGATCAAGACCAATCAGCAGCAGGTCTTCCTCTACGTCGTGCTGACCCTGCTGTTGTCGCTCGCCACCGTCTGGGGCGGCCGCGCCATGCTGCACAATTCGGAAACGCTGACCTTTGCCGTCGGCGCTCCCAACAGCGACGAGGCGCTGTTCGCCGCCAAGCTCGCCGCCGTGCTGAAGTCCAACGCCTCGCGCTTCCGGATCAAGATCGTCAACAACGCCGATAACTCCAAGGCGCTCGCACAGTTCGACCGCAAGCAGGCCGACCTCGCGGTCCTGCGCACCGACGCCAAGGTCCCGCTGCGGGCACGCACGCTCGCGATCCTCGAGCACGATCTCGTGCTGCTGCTGGGCCCCGGCAACAAGAAGATCAAATCGATCGCCGAACTGAAGAAGAAGAAGGTCGCCGTTCTCGCCGAGAGCGAATCCTCCCTCGCCTTCGTCCGCAGCATCCTCGACATCCCCGACGGTCCTGATGCCGCGAAGATCCAGATGGCGCCGCAGGGCGCAACGCTCGACAAGCTGTTCGCACCGTCAAACGGCTTCGGCGCGGTCATCGCCATCGTCCATGCCTCCCGGGCGGTGCGCGACAAGGCCTATGAGCAACTCGCCAAGCGCGGCGGCTTCACGCTGAACGCGATCGACGAGGCCAAGGCGCTGGCGCGCAGGCTTCCCGGCATTTCCAGCGAGACGCTGACGGCAGGCACGCTGTCGACCTCGCCGCAAATTCCCGACGACGACCTCGACACGATCGGCCTGGAATGGCTGCTGGTCGCGCAATCCAGGATGTCCCCCACCACGGCGGGCGAACTCGCACGCACCGTTTACGAGAACAAATCCGCACTCGGGCTCGACAACAGCTTTGCCACCAGAATTGAGCCGGCCTCGACCGAGAAGGACGCCTTCGTGATGGCGCACCAGGGGGCGGCCGACTACATCAACGACGACACCAAGTCGTTCATGGATAAGTACAGCGACCTGATGTATCTGGGCGCCGCCGCGCTCAGCGTCATCGGTTCGATCTTCGCCGCGATCTACGCCAAGATCACGCGCATCGCGCCGGAGAAGGCCAGCGAGCTCTCCACCGCCATCCTCGACATCGGCGAGCGGATCGAGCACGCCCACTCTCTGGATCAGCTCGAATGTCTTCAGGACGAGCTCGAAGGCATTTTGCGCGGCGCCGTCATCGGCCTACGAGACGGCACGATCAGCACCGACGGGCTCGACACTTTCAAGCTCGGCTACGAGTTCGTCCGCGACGAGATCGGCATGCGCCGCGACTATCTGAAGCGTCATGCCAACGAGACCGAGAAGCCGCCGCAGGGCGCGGGCCCTGCCCAGCATGACGACAGCAATGTCGTGGTGGTGAAGACCGCCCAGAGCGCCTGA